The region TCGATCGGAATCACCACACCGGAAGCGCTTTGGCCGCTGAATGACATGTTTCCGTTCCATACAACCGTCGTTTTCATCATGGTCGCTCCTTTCTCATCTGTCCGGGGTCGGACGGACTTTCCGACAGCCCGTTTCTTCTTTTCAGTTTAGCGGCTATGTCCTTGAAATGCAAAATTCCTGTCTACCGTTTTCGCTCATGCATGTTAAAATAGAAACATGCACAAACTTGTTGAGTAAAGGGTGTTTGATTCGATGACCGCACTCATTTTGCTTCTTGCTTATCTTCTCGGCTCGATTCCGTTTGGCCTTCTTGTCGGGAAAATCGGCTACGGGATCGACATCCGCGAACACGGGAGCGGCAATCTTGGGGGAACAAACACGTTCCGCGTGCTTGGGGCGAAAGCGGGAACGATCGTCATTGTCGGCGATATGCTAAAAGGGACGCTGGCGGCGAGCTTGCCGATGCTTTTTTCCGTCCCCGTGCATCCGCTTTTGGCCGGGGCGATCGCCGTGGTCGGCCATATGTATCCGGTGTTCGCCAAATTCCGCGGCGGCAAGGCGGTGGCGACATCAGGCGGGGTGATGCTGTTTTATTCGCCGTTGTTCTTTTTGTCGCTCATCGCCGTGTTTCTTGTCGTCTTGGCTGTTTCACGCTACGTCTCCCTGTCATCGATGGCCGCGGCGCTGTATGCGGTCGTGTACACCGTCTTTTTCACGGACGACATTCCATTGACGGTGGCGGTATTGTTGCTCGCTTCGTTTATCTTTTATCGTCATCGCGCCAACATTCAACGCATCTTGAACAAAACGGAGCCAAAAGTGAAATGGCCAGGCAAACGCTCATGACGACGGACGGAGAAAGGAGTTTGCTGCGTTGAGATTGCCGGAAGCATTTGTCGCGAAAATGAAGAAGCTGCTTGATGAAGAAGCAGACGAGTTTTTCGCTGTTTATGAAAATGAAAAAATCAACGGCTTGCGCGTCAATCCGTTGAAAACCGACCCGGGCGCATGGGCAAAAACGGCGCCCTTTTCCCTTTCCCCGGTGCCGTTTTGCCCGACCGGGTTTTATTATGAGCCGGACGAACAGCCGGGAAAGCATCCGTACCATGCGGCCGGCCTGTATTACATTCAAGAACCGAGCGCGATGGCGGTCGCCGAAGCGCTGCGTCCCGCCCCTGGGGAGAGGGTCCTTGACTTGTGCGCCGCCCCTGGCGGGAAAACGACCCAGCTTGGAGCGATGATGGAAAACAAAGGGCTGCTTGTCGCCAACGAAATCCACCCGAAACGGGTCAAAGCGCTCGCAGAGAACGTCGAACGGTTCGGCTTGACGAACACCGTTGTCGTCAATGAAACTCCCGAGGCGCTTGCCGAGCAGTTTCCGGGCTTTTTTGACAAAATTTTAGTCGACGCCCCCTGTTCCGGCGAAGGAATGTTTCGCAAGGATGAAGAGGCCGCTTCGTTTTGGAGCCCGGCTTATGTGGAAGAATGTGCGGCCAGACAGCGGCGCATTTTGGAAAGCGCCTATGCGATGCTGAAAGAAGGCGGCATTCTCGTCTATTCCACGTGCACGTTCTCTCCGGAGGAAAACGAACAAACGATTGAATGGCTGCTTGAGACGTACGAGGATTTGCAGTTGTTGCCCATTGCGAAAATCGGCGGCATCGAGCCAGGGCGGCCGGAATGGACGAAAACCAATCGATCCGATCTCGTACACACCGCCCGCCTTTGGCCGCACCGTCTGAAAGGGGAAGGGCATTTTGTCGCCAAACTGCAAAAACAGCGGCCCACCTCACCTTGGCGAGGGCGGTGGGCGAAATCGAGCGCGCCAAAAGCCGCTATCCGCCTGTATCGCCAGTTTGAACAAGAGGCATTGCGGACAGAGCGAGACGGCACGTTCGTGTCATTTGGCGCCCATTTGACTGTGTTGCCCGAGCGTTGCCCGGATTTGTCCGGTTTGAAAATCGTCCGCGCCGGGTTGCACTTAGGGGATGTGAAAAAAGAGCGGTTTGAGCCGAACCATGCCCTTGCCTTGGCGTTGCGGACAGAGGAAGCGAAACATGTGCTTGACCTATCGAGCGCGAGCCGCGAAATCGTCCAATATTGGCGCGGCGAGACGCTTTCCACCGGCGGCGACCGCGGTTGGCTGCTTGTGGCCGTGGATGGATTTCCGTTCGCCTGGGGGAAAGAAGTGAAAGGAACGGTGAAAAACTTTTATCCAAAAGGGCTCCGTCTCATCTGAAGCATCGGAAAAGCGGGTGACAAAGAAGCTCCTAACCGCAAAAAAGACTGTCCTGCACACGCGGACAGTCTTTTTTACTGGTGCTGCTTCGTCGGAATTGTTAAGGTAAACACGATCTCATCGGCGGCCAAATCGATTTTTTTTGCCGCCACCTGATAACCGTTGCCAAAGCGAATGTCCGTGAGCGCGACGTAGACGCGGGTGTGCTCCGGGTCAATCGCCACTTCATCCGGCAGCGGGGCGTGCTTTTGTAAGTAGCGAAGCACATACGTCACTGGCAGCTTCCAGTCGCCGAGCGAAATCGTCGGCTCCGTGAGCTCGACATTCCCTCCTTTGATTACTTTGGGCACAAACGAGACGACAAGTTCGACCGAGCGGCCTAAAATGGGGATTTCGCTTGAAACATAGACGCGATCGGCGAGCCAAACGCGGTATTGCAGCGGATGGCCTTTCGTTTTTTCTGCCAAATAGTCGTTCATGATGGCGTTCAAATGCGCTTTCTTCGAGTAAACAGTAAATGAGGCTCCTTCGACATCCGGATGCGCCGGCCGTTTCACCGGCGGAGACGGCTTAAGCAGCCAGGCGGCGGCTAAAACAATGACCGCCGCGTTGACAGCCGCCAACATCCAAAACGCTCGTTTCCAATTCATTGCAGCAATCTCCCTATCCACCATTCTTTTCGTTCCTTTAACGCTTCATACACCCGTATGGCCATCTGTTCGTATCCTGCGGCATTCGGATGAAACTCATCGCGGTAGAGCAAATCATCGCGGTCAGCAAAAATGTCTTGGATATCGACAAAAATCGTTCGCTCATACCGTGAAAGCACTGCCAGGCTGGCGCTGTTCCACTCAGCGATGACATCATCGATTTCCGGAATGTTCGGCAACGTGCTCGAAAACGGGTTGTATAAGCCGACGAGCACAACGACGGCATCGGGGTTCACCGTGCGCAATGATAGAATGAGATGGTCCAATCGAGAGGCAAATGCCTTTGCCTCTTTCACAAACCGTTCGTGCGACAAATCAAAAAAATGTGAACGGACGACATTCATCACATCATTGCCGCCGATCGTGACAAGGACGAGATCCGCTTGGCTGATTTCCCTTTCATGCGCCTTGATGACTGGCTTGAGCTCCACAATGCGCCGGCCGCGTTTTCCTAAATTCGTCACGGTGACCGTCCGCACTCCGTCTTCTGCCGAAAGGAGCGGGACAAGGCGGCCAACATAGCCCCCTTTCCCTTCGCCATCCCCGACTCCTTCCGTCAACGAATCGCCCAAAGCGACCAAATGTATATCTTTCGGAAGCGGCTTTGCTTCCGTCTGCTTGACGGCGGCTTCATGCGGGCGCTCCGGCTTTCCGCCCGCCGAAAGCGACACGCATCCGGCGAGCAGCCAGCAGCACAACAACCATCCCCACCGTCTCATTGTTTGACACCTGCCTTTTGCCGCAACAAGGGGAAAGACGAAAAGAAGGCAAAAAGGCGGTAGCCGTTTTTGCCTCATTGCGACGACTGCACGATTTTGATATGCTCTAAAATCGTTTCGTACGGCACATCTTGCACGCCGCTGTACGTCTGAACCACTTTTCCGTCCGGCCCGACCAAATAAAAGCTGGTGCCATGCACGACTTGATCGCCATTGGCCGGCTTTTGCACGATCGTTTTAAAGCTTTTTTGCGCCAGCTCGCTGATTTCAGACGGGCTGTATCCGGTCAGCAAATGCCAGTTTGATAGGTCGTCTGTAAATTGTTTCGCATACGCCGCCAGTTTTTCGGGCGTATCGACTTCCGGATCAACGCTGAAGGAGACAAACTCGACATCCAGTCCTTCTTTCTTTGCCATTTGTTTTAATTTCGCCATATGGGCCGTCATCGGCGGACAAACGGTCTCGCAGTTTGTAAAAATAAAATCGGCGACCCACACTTTTCCTTTTAAGTCGCGAAGCCCAAACGGCTTGCCCGTCTGATCGACAAACGTAAAGTCCTCCACCGGCCAGTTTTTGGCGTCCGGAATCGTTTTTCCGCACGCCGCCAGCAAAAGAACAACGAGAAAAAGCGCGATTCGTTTCCACATCGATGGATCCTTCCTTTTCGACAAAAATATGTTGATGCCGCACAACAACGGCGTTTATTCATCAAGCGCCGCTTCCTCCGTGTAGTACATGAGCGCCAACGCCCCAGGATCGGTGTGAATGGAAATGACCGTCGTTGTTTCAACGATGTCAATCGGTGAATAGCCGATGATGTCTGTCACCGCTTCCTTGAGCCGCTCCGCCCACCGAGGAGCATCGGCATGGTCGATGGCGATTTTCTCTACCCGTTTGGCCCCTTGTTCCTCGACAAGACGGCCCGCCAAATGGGACACCGCTTGCGAAAAGCTGCGAACCTGGGCAACCGGCGTATACAGCCCGTCAACCAGAGCGGCGATCGGCTTATGTCAAATGAAGCGGAACGACTTCAACGCCGTGCTCGGCAAGCACCGAAAACAGCACATCGACCGTTGAGTCGGTTACAATTTTGATTGGTTTCATTCGCTCACTCCTAATACTGATGATCTCGTTTCCATTATATAATGAAACCGGCAAAAATCCTACCTAAAAACGTCCATGAGCAAGCTTGGCTCATCCCCAAGCAGGAACATCGCCCATTATGAACGATACCGGCAGAAAAAAAGTTGTTTTGCCGCCAAGGGCAAAACAACAACAGTCATGCATTATGCTTTAACGCCGTTTCTTTAAAGATCTGTTCATATACCGGCCATTTCAGCACTTTCTTCAAATGTTCGCGGAACGAGTAAACGGAACGGTTTGTTCTCGACCGATACACTTTTGCAATAAACGCCTCCAAGCGCAGTTGGACCATGAATCGGTACGTATTCTCTTCCTCCAATACTGGAATTTCGATAATCTTGACCTTCTGCCCATACGCGTTTTGAAACTCGAGGCTTTTGAATAGCAAAATATCAATCCTCTTTTTCACCGATTTACTTTTATTATACACCAATCCGGTGAAAAAGTATGTCGGAATGCGGCGAATTTGTTCCGACTTTTTTCGTTAGATCAATAAATGGAACAAGTTCGGGTCTTTGTTCACTTCTTGGAACGGGAAGCCTTTTTTCTTCATCCGCTCGATGAGCGGCGCGTAGTCTTCGCGCCGTTTCAGTTCGATGCCGACGAGCGCCGGTCCGCTTTCTTTGTTGTTTTTCTTCGTGTATTCAAACCGGGTGATGTCATCGGTCGGCCCAAGCACTTCATCCAAAAACTCACGCAACGCCCCAGCCCGCTGCGGGAAGTTGACGATGAAATAGTGCTGCAGTCCTTCGTAAATCATCGAACGCTCTTTGATTTCCTGCATCCGGTCGATGTCGTTGTTGCCGCCGCTTATGACGCAGACGACTGTTTTGCCTCGGATTTGTTCCTTGTAAAAATCAAGCGCGGCGATCGGCAGCGCCCCTGCCGGTTCAGCGACAATGGCGTTTTCGTTGTACAGCTCCAAAATCGTCGTGCATACTTTTCCTTCCGGAACGACGACGATGTCATCAAGCACCCCGCGGCATAAGGCGAATGTCTTTTCCCCGACCGTCTTGACGGCAGCGCCGTCAACGAACTTGTCGATTTCATCGAGCGTCACCACATGTCCGCGCTCGAGCGCCGCTTTCATCGATGGGGCGCCAGCCGGCTCGACCCCGATGACTTTGGTGGACGGAGAAATGCTTTTCACATACGTCCCTAGTCCGGCCATCAATCCCCCGCCGCCGATGCTGGCGAACAAAAAGTCGATCGGTTCATCACAGTCGTTTAACACCTCGACGCCAATCGTCCCCTGTCCGGCAATGACGTATTCATCATCAAACGGATGGATGAACGTCCGCCCTTCCGCCTCGGCGCACTTCACCGCTTCGTTGTATGAATCGTCAAACGTGTCGCCGACAAGCACGATCTCGACCATGTCTTTGCCAAACAGCTGCACTTGCGACACTTTTTGCCGAGGCGTCGTCGCCGGCATATAAATTTTCCCGTGCACGCCAAGCGCCCGGCATGAATAGGCCACCCCTTGGGCATGGTTGCCGGCGCTGGCGCATACCACCCCGTTTCTCCGCTCCTCATCGGTTAAATGCTTCATCCGGTTGTACGCCCCGCGCAACTTAAACGAACGCACGACTTGCAAATCCTCGCGCTTTAAGTAGACATTGCACTCGTAGCGCTCGGATAACAGCGGATTTTTTTGCAGCGGCGTATGGAAAACAACATCCTTCAGCGTATGATACGCGATCAAAATGTCCTCGACGTATACCGCCCCTTGCTTCCGTTTCAGCTGTTGTTCCATGCTCTCGTTCCCTTTCTTTTCTAAGTTGTCTTTGATTTGTAGATTATATCACAAATCCGCAAAAAGAAAAGGGAATTTTCGAAAAGTTTTTGAGTGAAGATGGGCTGGCTCGCGATCATCGCGATTATCCCGCTTTACCGGACGCTTCCGCCGGCCGGATTCACGCTTTTGGACTGACGCCATCCGATGAGCGCCGTCCTTCCTGCTCGAAACCTCTCTCTAGCCGTCCTGCCAGACGGCAACGCGGCGAATTGTGCAGCATATGTACGGCGAACTACTTCTTCATGCGCAAGCGGACAGAAAAAACGACCGGCGCTATGCCCGGTCGTCCTCTTTTTTGAACTCTTCTTCCTCGGCAAATTCCGTCGCCCATCTTCCTTCATCATACCAGCGGTGCGCTTCTTCCCGTCTTGCTTCTTCGTGCACATGGTTTTCCATATACAAATGGAAAAACGCTTCAACCGCCCCGATCGCCAAGGCGCTGAAAAACGCGCCGTATGCCATGTTGACGGACGGGGCAATGAGGGCAAAGCTGACCGGCCAAATAAGCAAAAAGGAAAGCGGCACGTCAAGAGCGGCAGCGACAAAATGGCCGACGCGCGGCAACACGAACAGATCGCCGATCATATAAGAAACAAGCGCCGTCACGATCGTCATGAGTGAAATCAAGGAAAGCGGGGCATCGAAGATCGTAAACATCGAAAACAAGACGACGCTCCAAGCAGCGAGCTTGACGACAAACGGAACGATATGTTTCATCGTCTTCCTCCATTTCCATTGTGGTTCTATTGATTATCGTTCCTTTTTCGCCCCGCTTCTATGCAGAAACACGTTTTCAAAATGTTCGGATCTCAAACAAAAAGACGCCCCGTTTTGGGGTCGTCTTCGCAAACGTTTCGTACGCCAACGACAAACGCATATCCATGCCCGTGTCCCATCTATTTCGCCTTTTTCCGCTCATAAATGATAAAGGCGTGTTCATACGGATTCTTTTCATCTTTCCCTCCTGGCGTATAGGAAACGATTTCCCATTCATCGTCAGAAATGGGCGGATAAAACGTATCGCCGGGGAAGGAAGCAAAAATTTTTGTCACATACAGCCGGTCGACAATCGGCATCGTCGCCCGAAACAGTTCGGCCCCGCCGATGATAAACACTTCATCAGCGCGCGATGCGATCCATTGCTTGACTGCCTCGAGCGAATGAAGCACAAGGCAGCCTTCCGGGCGAAACGAGCGGTTGCGCGTGACAACGACGTTATCGCGGCCGGGAAGCGGCCGACCGATCGCTTCAAACGTCTTGCGCCCCATCACGATGGCATGGCCCATTGTCACCCGTTTAAAATACGCCAAATCGGCCGGCAAATGCCAAGGCAAGCGGTTGTCTTTGCCGATCACCCGGTTTTCATCCATTGCCACAATGTGCGAAATCATCGCGTCCTCTCCTTTACACAGCCACCGGTGCTTTAATCGTCGGATGCGGGTTGTAGCCGACAATTTCAAAATCGTCGTATTCGTAATCGAAAATGGACGGCGGCTTCCGTTTGATCACGAGCTTCGGCAGCGGGCGCGGCTCGCGCGTCAGCTGCAGTTTCGCCTGTTCGAGATGGTTTTTGTACAAATGGACATCACCGCCGGTGAAAATGAGTTCGCCGACATCGAGATCGCATTGCTGGGCGATCATATGCGTCAACAGCGCGTAGCTGGCAATGTTAAACGGCAGCCCTAAAAACGTATCAACGGAGCGCTGCTGCCACATGCACGACAACCGACCGTTCGCGACATAAAACTGAAAGGCATAATGGCACGGCGGCAGCTTCATCTCGTCTAATTCCGCCACGTTCCAAGCGCTCACAAGCAGCCGGCGTGAATTCGGATTTCGTTTGATCTCCTCGACGACCCACGCGATCTGGTCGATTGTTTTCCCGTCCGCCCCTTTCCATGAGCGCCATTGCGCGCCGTAAATCGGGCCGAGATCGCCGTTTTCGTCCGCCCACTCGTCCCAAATCGTCACGCCATTCTCCTGCAAATAGCGGACGTTCGTATCGCCTTTTAAAAACCAAAGCAGTTCATAAATGATGGAGCGGATATGCAATTTTTTCGTTGTCACGAGCGGAAATCCATCTTGCAAGTTGAAGCGGAGCTGGCGGCCGAACACCGACAGCGTGCCGACGCCCGTGCGGTCTTCTTTTTCGACGCCGTTTTCCAAAATATCCTCCAAAAGCTGCAAATATTGCCGCAATGTTCTCACCTCACGCTCTATCATACCATAAAGCAACGCATGGTGAACCACTTGTCCATAAAAAAACGAGCCTTTTACGAGGCCCGTTCCGCCAATCCGCGGATCAACGCATATGTTCTCGGCGCTGCCGCCCGCAACGTTTGCCGCGTCTTGTCGCTTGCATAATAATAGGCAAACGACTCGGCAAAATACTCTTCCGGATAAGTCAAAAAATAATATTCGCCAGGAAAGAGCCGCGGCGCCTCCTCCCGCCAAATCGCTTGAAATTCGTCCGTTTCATGAATGCGGTCAAATACGATGTAATCGAGCGAATGAGCAAACTCATGCAGCTCCAAATTGACCGAGCCATGCCCTTTTCCTTTTTCGCTATGGCCGAGGCGGACAAGCACTAAATGCGACCCACCGATGCCCGGCACGTCATCCCATGTTTTCGAACCCGGCATATAACCGCGCGGCGTTTTTCCGCGCAAATGGCGGGCCGTCGGCTCATCGGTGATCGGGCCGGTCAACAGTTGGATGTAAATATGGTGGTCCGCCGCCTGCTCTAAAATCGTGCGATCAATGCGGGCGAGCGTCCGGATCATTTCATTCGCTTCAGAGGCGGAAAACTCCGTCTCCGGCACGATGATGATGCGGCCAAGCACATCATGAGACGGAACACCCCTAAGACCAAGGCTGCTTTCTTCAAGCAGCACGCCATGGGCAGCCGGATACGGTGAGAACGATAGAAGCGGAACGGCGAACAGCGCCGCCAACAAACTAGTGAACAGCCGTTTCATCGTGGTTCCCCCGCTTCTTTCAATCTATGAAAATCATATCATAGAACGAAGCGGGAAAAAACGCGCAAAATAAGGAAAGAACCGCGGCCTGCTACGTCCGCCAGTTCGGCGGCGTATTTTTTGACCAGTAGATTTTCCCGAGTTCATGATGGGCTTGAAACCCATCATCGCATGTATGATAGTGAAACTGAAACCAATATCCGTCTTGCGGCGGATGCTCGCGGCGGACGTGAAAGCGGATCAAATCCTCTCCCGTATCCGCCCGATACAAATGAAAAATGCGTTCTCCTTGCCCGCCAGACGGATTTTCCGAAACAGCCAAATAGCGGAGCTCCTCTTCCGGATAACGATCGGCAAGCTCGGCGATCACTTCTTCCATGCGCGGCAAAATGACGGCGCGAAACTCATCTTCAATGACCGGAGCGATTTTGCGGCCGAATTTTTCATGGGACTGGGCAACGGCCTTTTCCATCGTCCGCTCAATGAATTGAGCTCGCGTCAACGAAACCGCTTCCTCGGCACGACTTGTTGGACTGTGCTGCCAGTCGGAAGACGATGCATCATCTGACGGCGGATCTTTGGCCGCGAGCAGCGAAGCGGGCGGTGTGACGAGTCCAAACGTGCAGACGGTAATGGCGGCAACAAGCGTTTTTCGAAGCCAAGACGGCAGCTTCATCGCCTTCACCTCCCGCTACCGCCGATCAGCGGCCGGAGACGCGAACAAGCCGGTCGCTTTTAATTTTGCGACCGCCCGGCGCAACACTTCTTCCGGCTGGACAAGGGCGATGCGCACATACCCTTCGCCGCTCGGCCCAAACGCGTGCCCAGGCGTCACAACGACGCCGGCTTGGTCGATGAGCGCCTTCGCAAACGAAAGCGACGTCCATCCGTCCGGAATTTTCGCCCACACGAACATGCCGGCTTGCGGACGGTCAACCGTCCAACCGATGTCAGCGAGTCCATCCACGAGCACATCGCGGCGCGCTTGATACATCATGCGGCTCTGGGCGCAAAAGCCGGCGCCATGGCGGAGCACTTCCGCGGCCGCTTTTTGCAGCGGCCAAAAAATGCCGTAATCCAAATTGGACTTGAACTCGGCAAACGCACGAATCACCTCGGCATTTCCGCATAAGTAGCCGACCCGGCAGCCGGCCATGTTGTAGCTTTTTGACAACGAATTGATCTCCACGCCAACGTCCTTTGCGCCTGGAACAGAAAGAAAACTCACCGGTTTGTTTCCGTCATAATACAGCTCGCCGTAAGCAAAATCGGAAACAACGAGGATATCGTACCGCTTCGCAAACTCAACCACTTCGCGATAAAATGATTCTGTCGCTACGGCGGGCACCGGATTCCCTGGAAAGTTAAGAAACATGATCGCCGCCCGTTTGGCGATGTCCTCCGGGATCGCACGCAAATCCGGCAAAAAGCTGTTTTCCTCCCTCAGCGGCAGAAAATACGGCATCGCTTCCGCCATCGCCACCCCCGCCGCATACGCCGGGTACCCGGGATCCGGCAATAGAATGACATCCCCCGGGTCAGCGAACACCATCGGCAAATGAACGAGCCCGTCTTGTGACCCGATCACGTACGTCACTTCCGTCTCTGGATCGAGCACAACGCCATGCGCCGTCCGATAATAATCGGCGACCGCTTCATGAAACTCGCGAATGCCCTTTAATGTGTAGCCGTACGCATTCGGCTCGTTGGCGTAGCGGGCGATCGCCTCACGCACAAACGGCGCCGGGGGCAAATCCGGGCTGCCAACGCTCAAGTCGATCCACTCGTCATGAAGGTGGCGCTGCTTTTGACGATACGCCGTCAACTCGGCGAAAATCGATGCCGAAAACGCGTTCATTCGTTTCGCTTTTTTCATTTCGTCTTCCTCTCCCTTGACAAGACAAAAACTGCATTTTCTTTTTGCTTTTGTTGGTATATACTTTTATCATAGTTCCGAAAGAAGACACCCGCTTCAACCGCGTGAAGGTTGCAGCCCAGCGATCAGCGACAAATGGATGTCGGTTGGCGTCAGCCAAAACACATGATAAAATCAAGGTATATCATGTTCTTTGTGAACTGGATATAGGGGGTTGCATGGAGAATATCCAATGCGAAAACCAAGCAAAGCCTTCCATGCGTAAAATATCCAAGGCGCGAAAGAACTCCGAATCGTCGGATGCCTAGGGTTGGGACGACCCGAAGTCACGCTCAGGGAGACGAAAGAATGCTTTCGTCGTGGAACTGAGAAGCTCCCACTTCAAGCAAAGCGAAGTGGGGGTAGTTCACATGAATAGTGTATCATAGATTCTCAGCGAAAATATAGACAGAAAGGCGGGAAAAATGAAACATGAACACGATCTTTTTTGCGGCCAGCCTCATTACATTGCTTTACTTTATTTATAGTTGTATCGCCAACGCCTAAACGCTCTTGGCGATCCATCCAGCTCCCTTGGCATTCTGTTGGATGCGAAGGGAGTTTGCGCATGAAAACGACAAAAGGAGCCCCGCATCGGGAGCTCCTTTTTAATCGATTTTTGTTTTTTTGCGGGCAGAGTCAAGCTCGAACGCGCCTGTCTCCGTCTCCGTCGTGCCTTGCCCTCGAACATCTGGGGCGCTGACGCCCGTTTTCGAACGATCTTTTTTCCGCTTCGGCACGCCCGATCACCTCCGCCCTTATCGTTCCCGCCAACGCGCCGTTGTATGCGGAACGAAAGCGAATCAACGCAAGCGGTTCGCTCCTCGCTCGCACCGCATCAGCCGCAATATTTGTCAAACGCAGCCAAAATATTTTCCATCACGTCCTCCATCGAGTGAAACTCGATGTCTTCGCGCGGAATGAAGTGAACGACTTCTTTCCCCTTTAAGAGCGCCATCGACGGCGAAGACGGCGGATAACCGACAAAGTACTCGCGCATTTTCGCTGTCGCTTCCTTATCCTGGCCAGCGAACACCGTCACCAAATGGTCCGGCTTTTTCTCGCTCCGCAACACCGCCTGCGTCGCCGCGGGGCGCGCCAATCCAGCGGCGCAGCCGCACACTGAGTTGACAAAAACAAACGTCGTTCCTTCCACTTGTTTCATAAACTGCTCGACTTCTTCGCTTGTGCGCAATTCGCGGAAACCGGCGCGGACAAGTTCATCGCGCATCGGCTGCACGAGTTGGCGCATATAGTCTTCGTAAGCCATTGACATTGCCCTCATCCCTCCACATTCATCATCGCTGCGCTATCAGCATACTATATTTTCGTTTGAAAAATCAATGAAGAGAACCGTCCACGGCCGCATGTCTCTAAACGGCATCATTCAGAACAAACGGGGCTAAACGCACCCGTTTGGCCGCCATCAAACGAGCGATTTCGTTTCGCTTTCTATCAACCGCCGCGGCCATTGTCAGCGACCAAACATATACTATGCCATCGATGGCCATGAAAGGAGCGTGCACATGGGATACATTGAAGAACTGCGAAAAATCATTGGAACCCGGCCGATCATCTTGGCGGGAGCCGGGGTCGCTGTCACCGATGAATGCGGGCGGATTTTATTGCAGAAACGCCGCGACGGCTTATGGGGACTGCCCGGCGGTTTGTTGGAGTTGGGGGAGTCCGCAGAAGAAGCAGCCCGGCGGGAAGTGTGGGAAGAAACAGGGCTGGAAATCGGCAAACTGGAACTAGTCGATGTGTTTTCTGGAAAAAAATATTTTGTTCGGCTGCCTAATGGAGATCAATATTACCCAGTCACTGTTGTTTATCTCACCCGTGATATCCGCGGTGGAGAACTGAAAGAAGACGGGGAAGAATCGCTGGAAGTGAAATTCTTCCCTTTTCATGAATTGCCAAACGAACTCTCTCCTCTTGTTAAAGATTTTATCGAACAATATTTCAGGGGATGACGAGCCAAGCCTTGGAGCTCTCTCCAAGGCTTCACCATTGTTGAAAACACTCTTTTCTAAGAACCAAATCCGCAGCTGGAGGGGCAAAAAAATTTAGAAGCCCATTTTAATGGTAATAAATTGAAGAATAATCGGCGCACCTTTTGGCGGCGGCTCGGCTGTTTTCAACGTCAGTTTCCCCTTTTCCACCTCATACAGTTTTTCCGGTTGCAGCACCCCATTAATAAACAAGTTGATCCATGATACATGTTTCGGATCTAAAATACCGCGGTCGCCGTACTCTCTCAGTTCATCGCCGT is a window of Geobacillus kaustophilus DNA encoding:
- a CDS encoding RsmF rRNA methyltransferase first C-terminal domain-containing protein, translating into MRLPEAFVAKMKKLLDEEADEFFAVYENEKINGLRVNPLKTDPGAWAKTAPFSLSPVPFCPTGFYYEPDEQPGKHPYHAAGLYYIQEPSAMAVAEALRPAPGERVLDLCAAPGGKTTQLGAMMENKGLLVANEIHPKRVKALAENVERFGLTNTVVVNETPEALAEQFPGFFDKILVDAPCSGEGMFRKDEEAASFWSPAYVEECAARQRRILESAYAMLKEGGILVYSTCTFSPEENEQTIEWLLETYEDLQLLPIAKIGGIEPGRPEWTKTNRSDLVHTARLWPHRLKGEGHFVAKLQKQRPTSPWRGRWAKSSAPKAAIRLYRQFEQEALRTERDGTFVSFGAHLTVLPERCPDLSGLKIVRAGLHLGDVKKERFEPNHALALALRTEEAKHVLDLSSASREIVQYWRGETLSTGGDRGWLLVAVDGFPFAWGKEVKGTVKNFYPKGLRLI
- a CDS encoding SGNH/GDSL hydrolase family protein, giving the protein MRRWGWLLCCWLLAGCVSLSAGGKPERPHEAAVKQTEAKPLPKDIHLVALGDSLTEGVGDGEGKGGYVGRLVPLLSAEDGVRTVTVTNLGKRGRRIVELKPVIKAHEREISQADLVLVTIGGNDVMNVVRSHFFDLSHERFVKEAKAFASRLDHLILSLRTVNPDAVVVLVGLYNPFSSTLPNIPEIDDVIAEWNSASLAVLSRYERTIFVDIQDIFADRDDLLYRDEFHPNAAGYEQMAIRVYEALKERKEWWIGRLLQ
- a CDS encoding YpmP family protein, whose product is MLFKSLEFQNAYGQKVKIIEIPVLEEENTYRFMVQLRLEAFIAKVYRSRTNRSVYSFREHLKKVLKWPVYEQIFKETALKHNA
- a CDS encoding DegV family protein; this encodes MKPIKIVTDSTVDVLFSVLAEHGVEVVPLHLT
- the plsY gene encoding glycerol-3-phosphate 1-O-acyltransferase PlsY; the encoded protein is MTALILLLAYLLGSIPFGLLVGKIGYGIDIREHGSGNLGGTNTFRVLGAKAGTIVIVGDMLKGTLAASLPMLFSVPVHPLLAGAIAVVGHMYPVFAKFRGGKAVATSGGVMLFYSPLFFLSLIAVFLVVLAVSRYVSLSSMAAALYAVVYTVFFTDDIPLTVAVLLLASFIFYRHRANIQRILNKTEPKVKWPGKRS
- a CDS encoding YpmS family protein; its protein translation is MNWKRAFWMLAAVNAAVIVLAAAWLLKPSPPVKRPAHPDVEGASFTVYSKKAHLNAIMNDYLAEKTKGHPLQYRVWLADRVYVSSEIPILGRSVELVVSFVPKVIKGGNVELTEPTISLGDWKLPVTYVLRYLQKHAPLPDEVAIDPEHTRVYVALTDIRFGNGYQVAAKKIDLAADEIVFTLTIPTKQHQ
- a CDS encoding DegV family protein; this encodes MAALVDGLYTPVAQVRSFSQAVSHLAGRLVEEQGAKRVEKIAIDHADAPRWAERLKEAVTDIIGYSPIDIVETTTVISIHTDPGALALMYYTEEAALDE
- a CDS encoding SCO family protein, giving the protein MWKRIALFLVVLLLAACGKTIPDAKNWPVEDFTFVDQTGKPFGLRDLKGKVWVADFIFTNCETVCPPMTAHMAKLKQMAKKEGLDVEFVSFSVDPEVDTPEKLAAYAKQFTDDLSNWHLLTGYSPSEISELAQKSFKTIVQKPANGDQVVHGTSFYLVGPDGKVVQTYSGVQDVPYETILEHIKIVQSSQ